From Triticum aestivum cultivar Chinese Spring chromosome 4A, IWGSC CS RefSeq v2.1, whole genome shotgun sequence, a single genomic window includes:
- the LOC123087327 gene encoding switch-associated protein 70, protein MSTNGSSPRVRDTESSLEKVKRQLSTGSGRYLLQGPLLKRSETLRKWNERWIILDPTSGKMEYKLRRNETAVKGTILFDASSTITLSPVNFQGMPKYDGCCFYIGTPQKKDYFLCAETPGAAKAWVSTLHATQLVLQAHKEAVNSLAGNGSPSTLGTVATAVANANATALEAMKEIDAALKVSMRAALGLGTNNSNVGQLDDLTIMKETLRVKDEELQHLAKDIRARDATIQEIAEKLTETAEAAEAAASAAHTIDEQRRLLCSEIERLKKAMETQMEQSMLKLRQSEEKVISLSKENDQLLKERDAAFQEAYMWRTELGKAREQAVIQEAAIARAEEKVRVSEADAAVRIKEAAENLHAAEKEKEELLALIGVLQSQVQREQSSTKQVCEERSESCSGADNSPPLTKHVDASDDDVDKACVSDSRSVLVSSESTEVQLAVDGVDIRPIGDPEWGSFQQPEALIADVREVSPEAEGSSLDIPVVNPAPANDHMQGGATHP, encoded by the exons ATGTCCACCAACGGCAGCTCCCCG AGGGTCAGGGACACGGAGAGCAgcctggagaaggtgaagcggcaGCTGTCGACGGGATCCGGGAGGTACCTGCTGCAGGGCCCCCTGCTGAAGCGATCTGAGACG CTACGGAAATGGAACGAAAGATGGATAATATTGGACCCAACGTCTGGCAAGATGGAATACAA ACTTCGGAGGAATGAAACTGCTGTTAAGGGAACCATTCTATTTGATGCTTCAAGCACCATTACTTTGTCTCCTGTAAATTTTCA AGGCATGCCAAAGTATGACGGATGCTGTTTCT ACATTGGAACTCCTCAGAAAAAGGATTACTTTCTTTGCGCTGAAACTCCTGGTGCTGCCAAAGCTTGGGTATCTACATTGCa TGCAACTCAGTTAGTACTACAAGCGCATAAAGAGGCAGTAAATTCTTTAGCTGGGAATGGCTCTCCTTCTACATTAGGCACGGTTGCTACTGCAGTTGCTAATGCTAATGCAACTGCTTTGGAGGCAATGAAGGAGATAGATGCAGCACTGAAGGTTTCAATGAGGGCAGCTCTTGGGTTGGGTACAAATAATTCGAATGTGGGTCAACTTGATGATTTGACTATCATGAAG GAGACTCTCCGAGTGAAAGATGAGGAGTTGCAGCATTTGGCTAAGGACATTCGTGCTCGTGACGCCACAATTCAGGAAATTGCAGAGAAGTTAACAGAGACCGCAGAGGCTGCAGAAGCAGCAGCTTCTGCAGCTCATACAATCGATGAACAGAGACGGCTTCTATGTTCAGAGATTGAGCGTCTGAAAAAAGCAATGGAAACACAAATGGAACAATCCATGCTTAAG CTACGGCAATCTGAAGAGAAGGTAATTAGCCTGAGCAAAGAGAACGACCAGTTGCTGAAGGAAAGAGACGCCGCATTTCAGGAAGCATATATGTGGCGCACTGAACTAGGAAAAGCTAGAGAGCAAGCAGTGATACAGGAAGCAGCAATTGCCCGAGCAGAGGAAAAGGTAAGGGTGTCTGAAGCGGATGCCGCGGTTCGGATCAAGGAAGCTGCTGAAAATTTGCATGCTGctgagaaagaaaaagaagaacttcTAGCCCTTATTGGTGTTCTCCAATCACAAGTGCAGAG AGAACAAAGCAGCACGAAGCAAGTATGCGAGGAGAGATCCGAGTCATGCTCCGGCGCCGACAACTCCCCTCCGCTGACGAAGCACGTCGACGCATCGGACGACGACGTGGACAAGGCGTGCGTGAGCGATTCGAGATCGGTCTTGGTCTCGAGCGAGAGCACGGAGGTCCAGCTGGCCGTGGATGGGGTGGACATCCGCCCCATCGGCGACCCAGAGTGGGGCAGCTTCCAGCAGCCGGAAGCGCTGATTGCCGACGTGCGGGAGGTCTCCCCGGAGGCGGAAGGCAGCAGCCTGGATATCCCGGTGGTCAACCCGGCACCGGCCAATGATCATATGCAGGGAGGGGCAACACATCCCTGA